Proteins encoded in a region of the Takifugu flavidus isolate HTHZ2018 chromosome 10, ASM371156v2, whole genome shotgun sequence genome:
- the mindy3 gene encoding ubiquitin carboxyl-terminal hydrolase MINDY-3, whose product MSELNKEVLDLVWGRPSSGGVSASIFRRWTQGFVFSENEHTALEQFEGGPCAVIAPVQAFFLKNVLFNRESSNWRQMTEEEQKTELCSTLNEILESACASPTTGFCLVTWAKGQSPHASVHTKSQTESQSQTQDMPAPESSQPPQEQQPNALAAKDLDFERFHSVLHKRTVMSVSELKEEVLSLYHAWRGCCGVLLFLYSVILTKGIENIRNEIQDTMEPLIDPVHGHGSQSLVNLLVTGHAVSNVWDGDRECSGMKLHGIHKQASVGFLTLMESLRYCKVGSFLKSPKFPIWILGSETHLSVFFTKDMCLVGPESPTEQARRVFQSFDPEDNGFIPESLLEDVMKALDLVSEPEYVNLVKSKLDPESLGIILLGPFLLEFFPDQDSGIPDSLPVYHYNGLKQSNHNERVEYVEGTALVLGFEDPMVRTDDTPVKRCLQTKWPYIELLWSTDRSPSLN is encoded by the exons ATGTCAGAGTTGAATAAAGAGGTGCTGGATCTGGTTTGGGGGAGACCATCCAGTGGAGGAGTGTCTGCTTCCATCTTCCGTAGATGGACCCAAG GATTTGTTTTTAGTGAGAATGAGCACACAGCGCTGGAGCAGTTTGAAGGAGGACCCTGTGCTGTCATCGCACCTGTCCAG GCATTCTTCTTAAAGAACGTACTCTTCAACAGAGAAAGTTCCAACTGGAGACAGATGACAG AGGAGGAACAGAAAACCGAACTATGTTCCACCTTGAATGAAATATTGGAGTCTGCCTGTGCCAGCCCAACCACAGGGTTCTGCTTGGTGACCTGGGCCAAAGGCCAGAGCCCACATGCTAGTGTGCATACAAAGTCACAGACAGAGTCACAGTCACAAACACAGGACATGCCTGCGCCGGAGAGCAGCCAGCCAccgcaggagcagcagccca ATGCTTTGGCTGCCAAAGACCTTGACTTTGAGCGATTTCACAGTGTTCTGCA CAAACGGACTGTAATGTCAGTGTCGGAGCTGAAAGAAGAGGTGTTGTCTCTCTACCACGCCTGGAGGGGGTGCTGTGGTGTCTTGCTTTTCCTCTACTCTGTTATTCTCACCAAG GGAATAGAGAATATTAGAAACGAGATCCAAGACACCATGGAACCCCTCATAGACCCTGTACATGGTCATGGCAG CCAGAGTTTGGTAAACCTCCTCGTAACTGGCCATGCTGTTTCCAATGTGTGGGATGGTGACAGAGAGTGCTCTGGCATGA AACTGCATGGCATTCACAAACAGGCATCTGTTGGCTTCCTCACTCTCATGGAATCGCTACGCTACTGCAAG gttGGGTCGTTCCTAAAATCTCCAAAGTTCCCTATTTGGATTCTTGGCAGTGAAACGCACCTCTCTGTGTTTTTCACCAAG GACATGTGCCTGGTAGGTCCAGAATCTCCGACAGAACAGGCGAGGAGGGTCTTCCAGTCATTTGATCCTGAAG ATAATGGCTTCATCCCAGAGTCTCTACTGGAGGATGTAATGAAAGCCCTTGACCTTGTCTCAGAGCCTGAGTA CGTGAACCTGGTGAAAAGCAAACTGGATCCAGAGAGTTTAGGCATAATTCTACTGGGACCATTCTTGTTGGAGTTTTTTCCTGATCAA GATTCAGGAATCCCAGACTCGCTTCCCGTCTACCACTACAACGGTCTTAAACAGTCCAACCACAACGAGCGG gtggaGTACGTGGAAGGCACAGCTCTGGTGCTAGGCTTCGAGGACCCGATGGTTCGCACAGACGACACTCCGGTCAAGCGCTGCCTCCAGACCAAGTGGCCGTACATCGAGCTGCTCTGGTCCACCGATCGCTCCCCGTCGCTGAACTAG